From a region of the Solanum stenotomum isolate F172 chromosome 2, ASM1918654v1, whole genome shotgun sequence genome:
- the LOC125854729 gene encoding probable xyloglucan glycosyltransferase 12, with translation MAPSFTWWGKETHRGTPVVVKMENPNNWSMVELEGPSEDDFLLPNDDVSSMSPYKREKVRNKNAKQLTWVLLLKAHKAAGCLTSIASALFSLASVVRRRVAAGRTDSTDNSSTENPAVKNRFYTCIKIFLWLSVILLGFEITAYFKGWYFSATDLQLQYLYSLDFHTFANPLAVQSVFDWFYSKWVLIRVEYLAPPLQFLANGCIVLFLIQSVDRLVLCLGCLWVKMKKIKPIAKEGAMDLESGDGSGYYPMVLVQIPMCNEKEVYQQSIGAVCCLEWPKSRLLIQVLDDSDDPITQTLINEEVRKWQKEGANIIYRHRVIREGYKAGNLKSAMNCSYVKDYEFVTIFDADFQPMPDFLKRTVPYFKDNEDIGLVQARWSFVNKDENLLTRLQHVNLAFHFEVEQQVNGIFLNFFGFNGTAGVWRIKALEESGGWLERTTVEDMDIAVRAHLHGWKFIFLNDVECQCELPESYEAYRKQQHRWHSGPMQLFRVCLPAIIKSKISIWKKGNLIFLFFLLRKLILPFYSFTLFCIILPMTMFIPEATLPSWVVSYVPATMSFLNILPSPKSFPFIVPYLLFENTMSVTKFNAMVSGLFQLGSAYEWVVTKKSGRSSEGDLASLAVEKPKHQRVASEEWTATKKSGRSSEGDLTLLVDGKPKHQRGVSVPDLEELREEIKEKEKKASKKKKHNRIYTKELALAFLLLTASLRSLLSAQGIHFYFLLFQGISFLLVGLDLIGEQVD, from the exons ATGGCACCTTCTTTTACCTGGTGGGGTAAAGAAACCCATAGGGGTACACCAGTAGTAGTAAAAATGGAGAATCCAAACAATTGGTCAATGGTTGAGCTTGAAGGACCATCAGAAGATGATTTCTTGTTACCAAACGATGATGTTTCTTCAATGTCTCCTTATAAACGTGAAAAAGTCAGAAACAAGAATGCTAAACAGCTTACATGGGTTCTTCTTCTTAAGGCTCATAAAGCTGCTGGTTGTTTAACTTCTATAGCATCAGCATTGTTCAGCTTAGCCTCCGTCGTACGCCGCCGTGTCGCTGCCGGTCGGACTGATTCTACCGACAACAGCTCCACTGAGAATCCGGCTGTCAAGAACCGGTTCTATACTTGCATAAAGATCTTTCTTTGGTTGTCGGTAATCTTGTTAGGGTTTGAAATAACAGCTTATTTCAAAGGCTGGTACTTTAGCGCAACAGATCTTCAATTACAGTATTTGTACTCATTGGATTTTCATACATTTGCTAATCCATTAGCTGTGCAAAGTGTTTTTGATTGGTTTTACTCAAAATGGGTGTTGATTAGGGTGGAGTATCTTGCTCCTCCTCTTCAATTTTTAGCTAATGGTTGCATTGTCCTTTTTCTTATCCAAAGTGTGGATAGATTAGTACTATGTTTAGGGTGTTTATGGGTTAAAATGAAGAAGATTAAGCCAATAGCAAAAGAAGGTGCAATGGATCTGGAGTCTGGTGATGGTAGTGGTTATTACCCTATGGTACTAGTTCAGATCCCCATGTGTAATGAAAAAGAG gTTTATCAGCAATCCATTGGTGCTGTGTGTTGTTTGGAGTGGCCTAAATCAAGATTGTTGATTCAAGTTCTTGATGATTCTGATGATCCAATTACTCAGACATTGATCAATGAAGAGGTTCGTAAGTGGCAGAAGGAAGGTGCTAATATCATATACAGGCATAGAGTGATCAGAGAGGGTTATAAAGCTGGAAATCTTAAGTCAGCTATGAATTGCAGCTATGTCAAAGACTATGAATTTGTTACCATTTTCGATGCTGATTTCCAGCCTATGCCTGATTTTCTTAAAAGAACTGTCCCTTATTTCAAG GATAATGAGGACATAGGATTGGTTCAAGCAAGATGGTCTTTTGTGAACAAGGATGAAAATCTACTTACAAGATTGCAGCACGTTAATTTGGCTTTTCATTTTGAAGTGGAGCAGCAGGTGAATGGTATTTTTCTGAATTTCTTTGGCTTTAATGGGACTGCTGGAGTATGGAGGATTAAGGCATTAGAAGAATCTGGTGGTTGGTTGGAGCGGACGACCGTTGAAGATATGGACATTGCAGTCAGAGCTCATCTCCATGGGTGGAAATTTATATTTCTCAATGATGTAGAG TGTCAGTGTGAGTTACCGGAATCATATGAAGCGTATAGGAAGCAACAACATAGATGGCATTCGGGGCCAATGCAGTTGTTTCGTGTCTGTTTACCTGCCATCATTAAATCGAAG ATAAGCATATGGAAGAAGGGcaatttgatatttcttttcttccttttgaGGAAATTGATATTGCCATTTTATTCATTCACTCTGTTTTGCATAATCCTCCCAATGACAATGTTCATTCCTGAGGCGACGCTCCCATCATGGGTTGTCTCTTATGTCCCTGCTACCATGTCATTTCTCAATATACTTCCGTCACCTAAATCTTTCCCATTCATCGTGCCATACCTTCTATTCGAGAACACCATGTCCGTTACCAAGTTTAATGCCATGGTCTCTGGCCTCTTCCAACTAGGAAGTGCATACGAATGGGTAGTCACCAAGAAATCAGGACGTTCCTCTGAGGGTGATCTTGCTTCGTTAGCTGTGGAAAAACCAAAACACCAGCGAGTTGCTTCGGAAGAATGGACAGCGACCAAGAAATCAGGACGTTCCTCTGAGGGCGATCTTACTTTGTTGGTCGATGGGAAACCAAAACACCAACGAGGTGTTTCAGTGCCTGATTTGGAGGAACTAAGAGAGGAAATtaaagagaaggagaagaaggcgtcaaagaagaagaagcacaACAGAATATACACAAAAGAATTGGCTTTAGCTTTCTTGCTTTTGACAGCTTCACTAAGGAGCCTACTATCAGCTCAAGGAATCCACTTTTACTTCTTGCTGTTTCAAGGTATATCATTCCTGCTTGTTGGCCTAGACTTGATCGGTGAGCAGGTCGATTAA